ATATTGAATCGGTGAAATCGTAAAAATTTGCCTGACAGAACAACGTCTCTATTCTTGATAATAGGTTTTCTATGAAAGGCATTGTTAGCCTCTAGTTTCCTAAACCTAGACTCCGCCAAAAATATAGATGTTCCGATTAATTCCTTCAACTTGCTTTTAATgatttgtaataaaaacTCCGTAGCGCCAGCAGAAAGTGGATTGCTTGGAAAAGGCGCTTGTCGATCGAAATGATAAAACCGTTCAGAAATCTTTCTCATCTCATTTGTATCAAATAAATCCTCATTTGaggttttgtttttgacaCTTTGCGCATTATAGTGTGAAGTTTCAACCCCTGAGATATTCGAACCCTCAAGAAGTCTTTCcgcaattttttcttcccaATCAATCCAATTCTGACTCATTTCCATTGCAATAGGTATATCTTCATATTTCAACAAACATTGACTGCGCACGGATGCGTCTACGTGATTACGAAGCCAACGTAGCTCATTCTCTAAGGCATTTATGTAACGCTCGATCTGCACAGCGCTTTTAGAAGGAATGGAGTAAGCTATCAAATCTAAATCTCTTTTCCCATTTCGAGCAACCGCTTGAAAAAACagttctttttcttctgcACTCCAGTAAGTTCCATCCACACAAGAGCCACTAAGAACGCCCCATTGTTCTTCTTCCAAATCAAAGTCACGCTTATTTTCAGTCTCAACTTCGTATTGTTGAAGGACGTCTAGGTATCGTTCATCATGAGTCATGTACAATTGCTCACTTGAGCCAATGATAGATGCAGTGCTTAAAGGCGTTGACCCTTCACTCTCATTTAATCCGTTTATTGAAGAAGACATGTTATTATTGAGAACATGATCAACgctaatgaaataaaagcTGTTGCAgtcttctttttaatatttttttgtttaccaCATTACCAGACGTGGTTTGTGTTCTGACAAAGATCAAACTCGGTATTCTAGTGAATTTCGCTAATATACTAAAATCCAAAGGAATATATAAATGTAGAGTATCTCTAAAATTTACGGGTTTTAaacataataaaaaaatataaatcgTGCTAAAATCTAGCTTACCGCTTATTGAgtacaaattttttgcgCATGTACAAACACCTTAATCAAAACTgtgaacaaaaaattgaaaaaggcTGAAATGCATATATCAGACCAAGAAAAACTCCGTATATGTAATGATCTCTTGTAAAGTAGTTTGTTaacttccaaaaattcTCAACCTGAAAAACGAATGGACAATTGAATTcaaatatcattttataCCAACCATattcataaatataaaaaaagggcAAGATGCGTCAAACAACGTGTGCTTGAAGTTCCTAATTTAACGtcttattttcttctttaaacgacgtattttttcttttcttctgtCCTGTGTACGTTCAAATTTGCTCTCATACcgaaatttctttttggcGGCATTTTTAGGCTTGTGGGGACGCAAAGGAACATCTGGTGGAGGAGAAATACGAGGCGTGACAAAACCTTCTTTAGGATaagcaatttcttcatcatcatcgtCCTCTACAATTTCTACCGTAACATGCTTATCATCTTCGTCATACTCAGTAGTTTTAGGCTCCATTGATGACTCTTCCTCGCTGTCAGATTTAG
This portion of the Schizosaccharomyces pombe strain 972h- genome assembly, chromosome: I genome encodes:
- the rrn5 gene encoding RNA polymerase I upstream activation factor complex subunit Rrn5, translating into MSSSINGLNESEGSTPLSTASIIGSSEQLYMTHDERYLDVLQQYEVETENKRDFDLEEEQWGVLSGSCVDGTYWSAEEKELFFQAVARNGKRDLDLIAYSIPSKSAVQIERYINALENELRWLRNHVDASVRSQCLLKYEDIPIAMEMSQNWIDWEEKIAERLLEGSNISGVETSHYNAQSVKNKTSNEDLFDTNEMRKISERFYHFDRQAPFPSNPLSAGATEFLLQIIKSKLKELIGTSIFLAESRFRKLEANNAFHRKPIIKNRDVVLSGKFLRFHRFNIPGFWKYLPTRQKMNVYKRNKRLKFQNYIHIMESDERQSKLKLGRVRARKTKNNENTMFFDSKEHSTDESDGNLGEHDVKRKVDSVPADETSINGFKKSVNQAEYPDNAQMFMDESVAEESLVEIDDSVEAYDMIQSKNYESFVWKYVLHLTDEMSTEDALFETIPLSNLLAQKRMKDKLKGSDVFTTLKITSKSLHNIDEHSDSDDEVQPICYYYKDPVVSHAPGAAEVVSELESGYVGLISYDLSNLPNSTEDPERKLAKPVSSWELSLPLK